In Afipia sp. GAS231, a single window of DNA contains:
- a CDS encoding extensin family protein encodes MTRGVRLYLVGSFVLVSLAGCGRGIFQSAEREPWRAEAEVACLKSGAVKESPELVRIDPISGPGMCGAEFPLKVSALGEAPASFGFADDLRPPGSIGNQPRWPISPASAATAAPGNYQGNYQGGYSDQALRQPNYAPPSNGPISLSAPGVAPQEDEIDLPAEAAPGQAPYRNAPAYPPRDRYSAPSQAPYSEPYSQGPASAPPRLGPAQGNAVNTVGPVAIKPTATLACPIVSALDRWLADSVQPAAQRWFGARVVEIKQISAYSCRGMNGNAHAHISEHAFGNALDIAAFVLADGRRITVKDGWKGMPEEQGFLRDVQGAACQQFNTVLAPGSNVYHYDHIHVDLMRRASRRIICQPAAVPGEEIAARAGGRNPYASRETYVTGSLGGKKLSPPHRANSKVNEEDEFADE; translated from the coding sequence GGATTTTTCAGTCCGCCGAACGTGAACCGTGGCGGGCCGAGGCCGAGGTCGCATGCCTGAAGTCCGGCGCGGTCAAGGAAAGCCCGGAATTGGTCCGGATCGACCCGATTTCGGGGCCGGGAATGTGTGGCGCGGAATTTCCGCTGAAAGTGTCCGCCCTTGGCGAGGCGCCGGCCAGCTTCGGGTTTGCCGACGATCTGCGGCCGCCTGGTAGCATCGGCAATCAGCCGCGCTGGCCGATCTCGCCGGCGTCGGCGGCGACTGCCGCTCCAGGAAATTATCAAGGAAATTATCAAGGCGGCTATTCCGATCAGGCGCTGCGGCAGCCGAACTATGCCCCGCCGTCGAACGGGCCAATTTCACTGTCGGCACCCGGCGTAGCGCCGCAGGAAGATGAAATCGATCTGCCGGCCGAAGCAGCACCTGGACAGGCGCCGTACCGGAATGCGCCGGCCTATCCGCCACGCGATCGCTATTCGGCACCGTCCCAGGCGCCTTATTCCGAACCCTATTCGCAAGGTCCGGCGTCCGCGCCGCCGCGGCTCGGACCCGCGCAAGGCAATGCCGTCAACACCGTCGGCCCGGTGGCGATCAAGCCGACGGCCACCTTGGCCTGTCCGATCGTCTCGGCGCTCGACCGCTGGCTTGCCGATTCCGTGCAGCCCGCGGCCCAGCGCTGGTTCGGCGCGCGCGTGGTCGAGATCAAGCAGATCTCCGCCTATTCCTGCCGCGGCATGAACGGCAACGCGCATGCGCATATTTCCGAACACGCCTTCGGCAACGCGCTCGATATCGCGGCCTTCGTGCTCGCCGACGGCCGCCGCATCACGGTGAAGGACGGCTGGAAGGGCATGCCGGAAGAGCAGGGCTTTCTGCGCGACGTGCAGGGAGCGGCCTGCCAGCAGTTCAACACCGTGCTGGCGCCGGGCTCCAACGTCTATCACTACGATCACATTCATGTGGACCTGATGCGTCGCGCCTCGCGCCGCATCATCTGCCAGCCGGCCGCGGTGCCGGGCGAAGAGATCGCGGCCCGCGCCGGCGGCCGCAACCCCTACGCCTCGCGCGAGACCTATGTGACGGGATCGCTCGGCGGCAAGAAGCTGTCGCCGCCGCACAGAGCGAACAGCAAGGTCAACGAGGAAGACGAGTTCGCGGACGAGTGA
- a CDS encoding molybdopterin-dependent oxidoreductase, with protein sequence MSTMTINGQLAPLPDDPDALLIEVVRDALDLTGTKLVCGAGVCGACTVLVDGAPVVSCLMPARAAAGKAVTTVEGIGAGKLHPVQKAFMAHDALQCGFCTPGFIVEAAAFHDRWRAAKGTAVPSREEIGAALSGHLCRCGAYDGIFHAVADACAGRFDNDAVAAPPRMEARDKVTGAAKYTVDIRHDGQLEGVILRSALAHARITSLDLAPAQAIAGVGAVVSLLGDDRVVRYVGAPIAAVAAKDRKTALAAIAAIGIDTERLPAAVGLEQARKPDAPVVFEKPDRKKAGNVSEGGGSPAPWKGNIRGPSAAFSKKPKQVQSWMADAHEANNPLLVEGTFRTGTQSHACLEPHAAVARFDGDVLTVHASTQAVFHLMELIAKRFKLEHDKVRVIADHVGGGFGSKASLGMETIAAIELARAAKAPVRIVYDRHEELSVTGYRPAAEVKIALLPSAQGELKALSLTAHADTGAATNSTIAALARLIYPAEAKALADYDVISNLPPGAAFRGPGGPPMAFALEQAIDEAALRMNADPISLRKRWDPDPNRQRLYDWALNLEVWRNRKPASAQNGRYRRGVGVATGYWLYLWQPGSTVEVAVKGGRLVASTATQDIGTGTRSVIANTVAREFGLEPHEVEVRIGDSRLPEGPGSGGSRVTASVVPPTLLAIAKLKTAIEANAKRKPVPGSNAPWRELLTASPDLAAASERPEDSKQMAPGIQSPLKQVGLLGWIFGFMMRRFSNLAIGAGVPSSVQVIEVEVDTWLGHVRVVSVHTGIAVGKIAAPALAHSQAAGSVIQGIGYALYEAREIDAVTGDILSGGMEDYRIPGISDTPAIDVHFDEAGFGHVLGGSVGIGEVATVPTSPAIANAVCNATGIRLTELPIRPDRLIAALKGRVAA encoded by the coding sequence ATGAGCACGATGACGATCAACGGCCAACTCGCGCCGCTCCCCGATGACCCCGATGCGCTGCTGATCGAGGTCGTGCGCGACGCGCTCGACCTGACCGGCACCAAGCTCGTATGCGGCGCCGGCGTCTGCGGCGCCTGCACCGTGCTGGTCGACGGCGCGCCGGTCGTGAGCTGCCTGATGCCGGCGCGCGCCGCGGCTGGCAAGGCGGTCACGACGGTCGAAGGTATCGGTGCGGGAAAACTGCATCCGGTGCAGAAGGCATTCATGGCACACGACGCGCTGCAATGCGGGTTCTGCACGCCCGGTTTCATCGTCGAGGCCGCGGCGTTTCACGACCGCTGGCGGGCGGCGAAGGGAACGGCTGTGCCGTCGCGCGAGGAAATCGGCGCCGCGTTGTCGGGGCATCTCTGTCGCTGCGGCGCCTATGACGGCATCTTCCACGCCGTGGCGGACGCCTGCGCTGGCCGCTTCGACAACGACGCGGTCGCCGCGCCGCCACGGATGGAGGCGCGCGACAAGGTGACCGGTGCTGCGAAATACACCGTCGACATCCGTCATGATGGCCAGCTCGAAGGCGTGATCCTGCGCTCAGCCCTCGCGCATGCGCGCATCACGTCGCTCGACCTCGCGCCGGCGCAGGCGATAGCTGGCGTCGGCGCCGTCGTTTCGCTGCTCGGCGACGATCGCGTCGTGCGCTATGTCGGCGCCCCCATCGCCGCCGTCGCCGCGAAGGATCGCAAGACCGCGCTTGCCGCGATCGCCGCCATCGGGATCGACACTGAAAGGCTGCCGGCGGCGGTCGGACTGGAGCAAGCGCGCAAGCCGGATGCGCCGGTCGTGTTCGAAAAGCCCGATCGCAAGAAGGCCGGCAACGTCTCCGAAGGCGGCGGTTCGCCGGCCCCCTGGAAAGGAAATATCCGCGGACCGTCGGCGGCGTTTTCCAAAAAGCCGAAGCAGGTGCAGAGCTGGATGGCGGATGCACATGAAGCGAACAATCCGCTGCTGGTCGAGGGCACATTCCGGACCGGCACACAATCGCATGCGTGCCTCGAGCCGCACGCCGCGGTGGCCCGGTTCGACGGCGACGTTCTCACCGTGCACGCCTCGACCCAGGCGGTGTTTCATCTGATGGAGCTGATCGCCAAGCGCTTCAAGCTCGAGCACGACAAGGTCCGCGTCATCGCCGACCATGTCGGCGGCGGTTTCGGTTCGAAGGCGAGCTTGGGCATGGAGACCATTGCCGCGATCGAGCTCGCGCGTGCCGCCAAAGCGCCGGTCCGCATCGTCTATGACCGTCATGAAGAATTGTCGGTGACCGGCTATCGCCCGGCGGCGGAAGTCAAGATCGCGCTGCTGCCGTCGGCGCAGGGCGAACTGAAAGCCCTGTCGCTCACCGCCCATGCCGACACCGGCGCCGCGACCAACTCGACCATCGCCGCACTGGCGCGCCTGATCTACCCGGCGGAAGCCAAGGCGCTCGCCGATTACGACGTCATCAGCAACCTGCCGCCCGGCGCCGCCTTCCGCGGTCCGGGCGGACCGCCGATGGCGTTCGCGCTGGAGCAGGCGATCGACGAAGCGGCGCTGCGGATGAACGCCGACCCGATCAGCTTACGCAAGCGCTGGGATCCCGATCCGAACCGCCAGCGTCTCTACGACTGGGCCTTGAACCTGGAGGTCTGGCGCAACCGGAAACCGGCGTCCGCACAGAACGGCCGCTATCGCCGCGGCGTCGGCGTCGCCACCGGCTACTGGCTCTATCTGTGGCAGCCCGGCTCCACGGTCGAGGTCGCGGTCAAGGGCGGGCGTCTCGTCGCCAGCACCGCGACGCAGGATATCGGCACCGGCACCCGCAGCGTGATCGCCAATACGGTGGCGCGCGAGTTCGGGCTGGAGCCGCACGAGGTCGAGGTCAGGATCGGCGATTCCAGATTGCCGGAAGGTCCGGGCTCGGGCGGCAGCCGCGTCACCGCCTCGGTGGTGCCGCCGACGCTGCTCGCGATCGCAAAGCTAAAGACCGCGATCGAAGCCAATGCGAAACGGAAACCGGTACCCGGCTCCAACGCGCCGTGGCGCGAGTTGCTCACGGCCTCGCCCGATCTCGCCGCGGCAAGCGAACGCCCCGAGGACAGCAAGCAGATGGCGCCCGGAATCCAGTCGCCGCTGAAGCAGGTCGGCCTGCTTGGCTGGATCTTCGGCTTCATGATGCGGCGCTTTTCCAATCTCGCGATCGGGGCCGGCGTGCCGAGTTCGGTGCAGGTGATCGAGGTCGAGGTCGATACCTGGCTCGGGCATGTCCGCGTCGTCAGCGTGCACACCGGTATTGCCGTCGGCAAGATCGCCGCACCCGCACTGGCCCACAGCCAGGCGGCTGGCTCGGTGATCCAGGGCATCGGCTACGCGCTCTACGAAGCGCGCGAAATCGACGCCGTCACCGGCGACATCCTCTCCGGCGGGATGGAGGATTACCGGATCCCGGGAATCTCCGACACGCCCGCGATCGACGTGCATTTCGATGAAGCCGGCTTCGGCCACGTGCTCGGCGGCAGCGTCGGCATCGGCGAGGTCGCGACCGTGCCGACCTCGCCGGCGATCGCCAACGCCGTCTGCAACGCGACCGGCATCCGGCTGACCGAACTGCCGATCCGTCCCGACCGCCTGATTGCCGCACTCAAAGGGAGGGTCGCCGCATGA
- a CDS encoding xanthine dehydrogenase family protein subunit M, translated as MTQAAMTAQGPEFRAAGTDLSERRRSGVSTGPLIDIAAQPDMTSMLWGADGTLRIGAFTTIAAIAGDGRITAAYPGLAASAQGLATPQIRHLATLGGNLAQRSRCWYYRNPQIACLKKGGSDCPARSGNHLYGVAFDLGPCVAPHPSTLAAALLAYDATIVTDQRGLTIAELFGDGSDGTADNALRPGELIKGIELPVALAGERALYKRAISRTHAEWPLVEICARAVVKDGTFQFIRLTAGGAAPVPLRLTAVEAALQGKPASAANIAGAAALAVAGAKPLPMTGYKLDLLQGVVHDLLERLAG; from the coding sequence ATGACCCAAGCAGCCATGACCGCACAAGGTCCGGAATTCCGCGCCGCCGGCACTGATCTTTCCGAGCGACGCCGCAGCGGGGTCTCGACCGGACCGCTGATCGATATTGCCGCGCAACCCGACATGACGAGCATGCTGTGGGGCGCGGACGGCACGTTGCGGATCGGCGCCTTCACGACCATCGCCGCCATCGCCGGCGACGGCCGCATCACCGCCGCCTATCCCGGCCTCGCGGCATCGGCGCAGGGGCTGGCGACGCCCCAGATCCGTCATTTGGCGACGCTGGGCGGCAACCTCGCGCAACGCTCGCGCTGCTGGTACTACCGCAATCCGCAGATCGCCTGCCTGAAGAAGGGCGGATCGGATTGCCCGGCGCGTTCGGGCAATCATCTCTATGGCGTTGCCTTCGATCTCGGCCCCTGCGTGGCGCCACATCCCTCGACGCTTGCCGCGGCGCTGTTGGCTTACGACGCCACCATTGTCACCGACCAACGCGGCCTGACCATCGCCGAACTGTTCGGCGACGGCTCCGACGGCACCGCCGACAACGCGCTGCGGCCGGGCGAATTGATCAAGGGCATCGAACTGCCGGTCGCACTGGCCGGCGAGCGCGCCCTGTACAAGCGCGCCATCAGCCGCACGCATGCGGAATGGCCGCTGGTCGAGATCTGCGCCCGTGCCGTGGTCAAGGACGGCACGTTCCAGTTCATCCGCCTCACCGCCGGCGGCGCCGCCCCGGTGCCGCTGCGACTAACCGCCGTCGAAGCCGCGCTGCAGGGCAAGCCGGCGAGCGCCGCCAACATTGCCGGCGCCGCCGCGCTTGCCGTCGCCGGCGCAAAACCGCTGCCGATGACGGGCTACAAGCTCGATCTGCTGCAAGGCGTCGTGCACGATCTGCTGGAGCGGCTGGCGGGGTAG